From Granulicella sp. WH15, the proteins below share one genomic window:
- a CDS encoding FUSC family protein — MARNLQAFPTISRAASVIRAELAMYPGRLSLIFRIVLACTAVMVLVMVFRIPAAALGAYYPLLLSRDSPRATRRSALRTSIACTLGAAEIILGAMLFAGSPFLHFFWLIANLLAVFYLISAMKLYDAAVALGVLVASAMTIWDTGASPATRVTLTLYTLLSILMACVISALIETLFAQTHSSDAVLDGIQQRLVLAEKLLNQSGDIDANITPIRIQLERYATKGTGDLRELLVHSSYDSTYKSQLAAVIALSGQLIELSVNLGETVRLLSLPDTVRCNSIAQNITGIRLRLVKEQAPDWLELSDEDRYGNPVLAEIERNIELIAESFSGNYSPQHHHLSEPGEEQKLKIFQDDAFSNPDHLRFAIRGTLSAMACYLLYTSVGWMFLSGSVTTCILTALTNTGATRHKQLLRFAGFILGACILGFGAQTLILPRIDSLAEFTLLFAFVMAIGAWAATSSPRLAYLGFQIVLAYDLTNLNRFTLNTSLLPARDAILGIVLGIVAMWGIFDHLWSRSATTTMRAILLMAIRDVARLDQSNSAEQRYQARRFQAECDRISRNFDKIRTLSDLSVFESFPKSQSDAFMDYCVESFLPQLRAYLLVKTGLLQLSRTIDARHAELVDDVRLRSSKILLNAAQSIERYPEAPIGGSDPQNKLLLESIKKATREARGGQGNSSTELRLCSSLLDLAMHVEVQLQAPSV; from the coding sequence ATGGCTCGAAATCTTCAGGCATTTCCGACGATCAGCCGCGCTGCGAGTGTAATCCGTGCGGAGCTTGCCATGTATCCCGGCAGGCTCTCGCTTATCTTTAGAATTGTGCTCGCCTGTACCGCGGTGATGGTGCTGGTGATGGTTTTTCGCATACCAGCCGCTGCGCTTGGCGCCTACTACCCACTGCTGCTTTCACGCGACAGCCCGCGAGCAACACGGCGATCCGCGTTACGAACGTCAATAGCCTGTACGCTCGGTGCAGCGGAGATCATCCTTGGAGCGATGCTCTTTGCGGGCTCGCCGTTCCTGCACTTTTTTTGGCTGATAGCGAACCTTCTTGCCGTCTTCTATCTCATCAGCGCGATGAAGCTCTACGACGCGGCCGTGGCTCTCGGAGTCTTGGTGGCTTCGGCGATGACCATCTGGGATACGGGGGCTTCGCCTGCGACCCGCGTAACGCTCACCCTGTATACGCTCCTCTCCATTTTGATGGCATGTGTGATTTCAGCCCTCATCGAGACACTCTTCGCTCAGACGCATTCTTCGGACGCAGTGCTCGATGGGATCCAACAGCGCCTGGTGCTGGCCGAAAAACTCTTGAATCAAAGCGGTGACATCGATGCCAACATCACCCCAATTAGGATTCAGTTAGAACGCTATGCAACGAAGGGCACGGGAGATCTCCGAGAACTGCTTGTCCATTCGAGCTACGACAGCACCTACAAGTCTCAGCTTGCAGCCGTAATTGCCTTGTCCGGACAACTGATAGAACTCTCTGTGAATCTTGGGGAAACCGTCCGTCTGCTGTCGCTTCCCGATACTGTTCGCTGCAACTCGATCGCACAAAATATCACAGGGATCCGGCTTAGACTTGTAAAGGAGCAGGCGCCTGACTGGCTAGAGCTTTCCGATGAGGATCGATACGGGAATCCGGTACTCGCCGAAATTGAGAGAAATATTGAGTTGATCGCAGAAAGCTTTTCCGGCAATTACTCACCACAGCACCACCATTTGTCCGAGCCCGGCGAGGAACAGAAACTGAAGATTTTTCAGGATGATGCCTTCAGCAACCCGGATCATCTCAGGTTTGCGATTCGTGGAACCCTGAGCGCGATGGCCTGCTACCTCCTTTATACAAGCGTCGGATGGATGTTTCTCTCGGGATCGGTGACAACCTGCATCCTTACGGCACTCACGAATACAGGCGCAACAAGGCATAAGCAATTGCTTCGATTCGCTGGCTTTATCCTCGGTGCCTGTATTCTCGGCTTTGGAGCCCAGACGCTGATTCTGCCGCGGATCGATTCGCTTGCTGAGTTCACGCTCCTGTTTGCCTTTGTGATGGCGATCGGAGCATGGGCGGCTACGTCGAGTCCGCGCCTGGCTTATCTTGGGTTTCAGATTGTGCTGGCCTACGACCTCACGAATCTCAACCGCTTCACCTTGAACACCTCACTGCTTCCGGCTCGCGACGCAATCCTTGGGATTGTTCTCGGGATTGTTGCAATGTGGGGTATCTTCGACCACTTGTGGTCGCGCTCTGCTACAACAACGATGCGGGCTATCCTCTTGATGGCGATCCGAGATGTGGCGCGACTGGATCAATCGAACAGCGCTGAGCAGAGGTACCAGGCGCGTCGCTTCCAGGCAGAGTGCGATCGAATCAGTCGTAACTTCGATAAGATTCGTACCCTTTCTGACCTTTCGGTCTTTGAGTCCTTCCCAAAGAGCCAGTCCGACGCTTTTATGGACTATTGTGTCGAATCCTTCCTTCCTCAGTTACGCGCCTATCTTCTCGTGAAGACTGGCCTGCTCCAACTCAGCAGGACGATCGATGCACGGCATGCTGAACTAGTCGATGATGTGAGGCTTCGCTCCTCAAAGATCCTTCTCAACGCGGCTCAATCCATCGAACGGTATCCGGAAGCACCAATTGGAGGGAGCGACCCTCAGAACAAGCTGCTTCTGGAGTCGATCAAGAAGGCGACCCGCGAAGCCAGGGGCGGCCAGGGAAACTCGTCCACAGAACTCCGACTTTGTTCTTCGCTCCTGGATCTTGCCATGCATGTCGAGGTACAACTTCAGGCTCCAAGTGTTTGA
- a CDS encoding HlyD family efflux transporter periplasmic adaptor subunit — protein sequence MNETDEHSKRTNRGNLISAGIILGALISGAMVIRSVTAYPRTDDAEVAANSIGIAPLVEGPVAELPVHDNDFVKKGTLLYKIDDRPYLYALQSALAAQEQLEGLIENESRQISSQVSHVEVSSAGRQAALANEVRADDEIKVSEATISAAEAAIKQAQADSEYASGNLHRIEPLLAKGFVTTDDVHRARTLADAKLAAVQQAESQLALAKAKLLSAGAQKQQAVAQKTQSEAQVNESAHSVLVLAPLVAQRESRAAAVRLARYNYEQCSVVSPFDARVTNLTISEGQYAKVGQQVFTLIDSRTWWVLANFRESQLSHITPGKSVDVYLMSDSKTKLRGSVESVGYGVTPDPDVIGKLTSGLPDVQRTLNWVRLASRYPVRIRILNPPPSVLRVGQVATVIVR from the coding sequence TTGAACGAAACCGACGAACACTCGAAACGAACGAATCGTGGAAACCTCATCAGCGCAGGCATCATCTTGGGCGCGTTGATATCAGGAGCTATGGTCATACGTAGCGTAACTGCCTATCCAAGAACGGACGATGCCGAAGTGGCGGCTAACTCTATCGGCATAGCGCCCCTGGTTGAGGGGCCCGTCGCAGAGTTGCCTGTGCATGACAACGACTTTGTGAAGAAGGGCACACTTCTCTATAAGATCGATGACCGCCCATACCTCTATGCTCTCCAGAGCGCGCTTGCCGCGCAGGAACAACTTGAGGGACTCATTGAAAATGAATCACGACAGATCTCTTCGCAGGTGAGCCACGTCGAGGTTTCCTCTGCCGGAAGACAGGCGGCTTTAGCGAATGAGGTTCGGGCCGACGACGAGATAAAAGTGAGTGAAGCCACGATCTCTGCGGCCGAAGCGGCCATCAAACAAGCCCAGGCTGATTCGGAGTACGCTTCGGGCAACCTGCATCGTATTGAACCTTTGCTTGCCAAGGGTTTTGTCACAACCGACGACGTCCATCGCGCACGCACGCTTGCAGACGCAAAGCTTGCCGCAGTGCAACAAGCTGAATCGCAGCTTGCTCTGGCAAAGGCCAAGCTGCTCTCCGCAGGCGCCCAAAAGCAACAGGCCGTCGCACAGAAGACCCAGAGTGAAGCACAGGTGAACGAGTCGGCGCACTCAGTCCTGGTCCTTGCTCCGCTGGTAGCGCAACGGGAAAGCCGCGCTGCCGCAGTTCGGCTGGCGCGATACAACTACGAGCAGTGCAGCGTTGTATCTCCATTCGATGCACGGGTCACAAACCTGACCATCTCCGAAGGACAGTACGCAAAGGTGGGGCAGCAGGTGTTCACGCTGATCGATAGCCGCACATGGTGGGTGCTCGCCAACTTTCGTGAATCCCAACTGAGCCACATCACGCCTGGGAAATCGGTCGATGTATACCTGATGTCCGACTCGAAGACGAAGCTCCGTGGCTCGGTCGAGAGCGTCGGATACGGTGTCACACCAGATCCCGACGTCATCGGAAAACTAACCTCTGGTCTACCTGATGTGCAGCGCACCCTGAACTGGGTAAGACTTGCATCGCGTTATCCAGTGCGCATCCGCATCCTCAATCCACCGCCTTCGGTCCTGCGCGTCGGTCAGGTGGCGACTGTCATCGTCCGGTAA
- a CDS encoding YtcA family lipoprotein, translated as MKIITLKPHHLNLRQRHGRCATLVLTTLAVLSLGGCSYSPTFNLLGSYFPAWIICFAVATALTTVIHAVFTKTKLVLELWPLPIVYTCLISFLSCTLWIIFFN; from the coding sequence ATGAAGATCATCACCCTAAAGCCGCATCATCTAAATCTTAGGCAGCGGCATGGAAGGTGCGCCACTCTGGTTCTCACAACCCTTGCTGTGCTGTCTTTGGGAGGCTGTTCCTATTCACCCACCTTCAACCTCCTCGGTTCATATTTTCCTGCTTGGATTATTTGCTTCGCCGTTGCGACGGCGCTAACGACGGTGATCCATGCAGTGTTCACCAAAACAAAATTGGTGCTTGAACTCTGGCCGCTGCCTATCGTTTACACCTGTCTCATCAGCTTCCTGAGTTGCACGCTCTGGATCATCTTCTTCAACTAA
- a CDS encoding TolC family protein, which translates to MKKYVPVVTHGEAELDATETYTLGQLIDIAESKNPATKEAWNHARASAAAVGIAKSDLYPTLLAFATAKNFNNPPLLYNSFVVQDIGLFATAVHLDYTLVDFGARRSEITAAQAKLVAANLSFNDAHLQLIQQVSQAYYALLNASGLRVAAEVNFSDAKALDDAAQERRNNGLATLPDLLEARAEKEKANYDLQSAIGAEKTAFGDLATVITAQPVHSFKVQGLDDLHIPDSLDQSVEDAIASAYQQRPDLLADRARVKAAQAEVAHDNAAYFPTLSFEGEGGWIRAWGQQDPFPGTYAQTRTYEAGLSLKWTIFDGLRRENRIWQAKAEEAAAKNAVHEREDQIADRVWASYEDAVTSLEQRKAAASLLTAAAESHSAAVESYKDGVRNLLDVLNAERDLARARALDVTARTRVLQTFTSLAFRTGDLLER; encoded by the coding sequence ATGAAGAAGTACGTCCCCGTCGTTACACATGGAGAGGCGGAGTTGGACGCAACCGAGACTTACACACTCGGCCAGTTGATCGACATTGCCGAATCGAAGAACCCAGCGACCAAGGAGGCATGGAATCATGCCAGGGCCAGTGCGGCCGCGGTAGGAATCGCTAAAAGTGACTTGTATCCCACGCTGCTTGCGTTCGCCACAGCCAAGAACTTCAACAACCCGCCGCTCCTCTACAACAGCTTCGTAGTGCAGGATATTGGTCTCTTTGCCACGGCTGTCCATCTCGACTACACGCTGGTCGACTTCGGAGCGCGTCGGTCTGAAATCACTGCAGCGCAGGCAAAACTGGTCGCAGCGAATCTGAGCTTCAATGACGCTCACCTCCAACTGATTCAACAGGTGAGCCAGGCGTACTACGCTCTTCTCAACGCCAGCGGGTTGCGGGTAGCAGCGGAAGTGAATTTCAGCGATGCGAAGGCTCTCGATGACGCAGCGCAGGAGAGACGTAACAACGGCCTTGCGACGCTGCCAGACCTTCTCGAAGCTCGTGCGGAAAAAGAGAAGGCAAATTACGATCTTCAAAGCGCGATTGGCGCGGAGAAGACCGCCTTCGGAGACTTGGCAACAGTCATCACTGCCCAGCCCGTTCACTCTTTCAAGGTCCAGGGGTTGGATGACCTTCACATTCCCGATAGTCTGGATCAGTCCGTAGAGGATGCGATTGCAAGCGCGTACCAACAGCGCCCGGATCTGCTGGCCGATAGGGCAAGGGTCAAGGCCGCCCAAGCCGAGGTCGCTCACGACAACGCTGCTTATTTCCCGACGCTTAGTTTTGAGGGCGAGGGAGGCTGGATTCGTGCGTGGGGACAGCAGGATCCCTTTCCAGGAACCTATGCGCAAACTCGAACCTATGAGGCAGGTCTTTCGCTGAAATGGACCATCTTCGACGGCCTGCGTCGTGAGAATCGTATCTGGCAGGCAAAAGCGGAGGAAGCAGCGGCGAAGAACGCTGTGCATGAAAGGGAAGATCAGATCGCCGATCGCGTATGGGCAAGCTATGAGGACGCTGTCACCTCGCTAGAGCAGCGGAAGGCTGCTGCATCGTTACTCACGGCCGCTGCCGAATCCCATTCGGCGGCAGTTGAGTCGTATAAGGACGGCGTGCGCAACCTGCTTGATGTTTTGAATGCAGAACGCGATCTTGCACGGGCCAGGGCTCTCGATGTTACAGCCCGCACGCGCGTCTTACAAACGTTCACCAGCCTAGCGTTCAGGACCGGCGATCTGCTCGAACGGTAA
- a CDS encoding AEC family transporter, with product MNIAGLVVALLPVFFVLALGYAAGKRHTFDAIQAAGFSKLALGFALPAALFVSMTDIRRDLLLQQGRLVLALLLAHVGLFLVALLVLQRIESLKGAGAIICALMLSSSATPVFGIAVLQPLMGDTSAGTVGLVALAINLVMPMAIIFLEVNGAKTIEAAPGATPQPSPVIGGLKAGLKSTLLWAPVLGILVVLIGFHIPVAVASSFEMIGSATSGVAVFTVGLTLAAHTFHLSKTVLLGTLGRITIQTVVLFVLFQLLHVSGPFAREALVCTSFPMATAVVLFAAKYKALEAETASILLLSTIALLVTVPLTVAIGR from the coding sequence ATGAATATCGCCGGATTGGTTGTAGCGCTGCTCCCCGTATTCTTCGTTCTCGCCCTTGGATACGCCGCGGGGAAGCGCCACACCTTTGATGCCATTCAAGCGGCCGGATTCAGCAAGCTGGCGCTGGGGTTTGCCTTGCCCGCTGCTCTGTTCGTCAGCATGACGGATATCCGGAGAGACCTTCTGCTACAACAGGGAAGGCTTGTACTTGCCTTATTGCTGGCCCATGTTGGGCTCTTCCTTGTTGCGCTGCTCGTCCTACAGCGCATTGAGTCCCTGAAGGGCGCAGGCGCTATTATCTGCGCTTTGATGCTATCCAGCTCCGCAACCCCCGTTTTCGGGATCGCGGTCCTCCAGCCGCTCATGGGAGATACCAGCGCAGGAACCGTCGGTCTCGTCGCTCTGGCGATCAATCTTGTGATGCCGATGGCGATCATCTTTCTGGAGGTGAACGGCGCGAAGACAATTGAGGCTGCTCCGGGGGCAACGCCTCAACCCTCTCCTGTGATCGGAGGACTCAAAGCCGGACTCAAATCTACCTTGCTATGGGCGCCGGTACTTGGAATCCTGGTTGTGCTCATCGGCTTCCACATTCCAGTGGCAGTCGCCAGCTCTTTCGAGATGATAGGCTCGGCAACCTCCGGGGTTGCCGTCTTTACTGTAGGCTTGACACTTGCTGCGCATACCTTCCATCTGTCGAAGACGGTGCTTCTCGGGACCCTGGGCCGCATAACGATCCAGACTGTGGTTCTATTCGTGCTCTTTCAACTGCTGCACGTAAGCGGTCCTTTTGCTCGCGAGGCCCTTGTTTGCACCAGCTTCCCAATGGCAACAGCCGTGGTGCTGTTTGCTGCAAAATACAAGGCCCTCGAAGCCGAGACAGCGTCGATTTTGCTTCTCTCGACGATTGCGCTCTTGGTAACCGTGCCACTAACCGTGGCGATCGGACGGTAA
- a CDS encoding carbohydrate porin, producing MTMRNTYALTLFAMALFGTIATASCQTSKEETLGGPDSHEIGQGPHGHLFGDWGGERSRLEEKGVNFDLQYISDFLWNIKSVQKERLAAFDRVRGTVDINFGSLIHQDGLYFHATALWQGGAILSNYLGTLASPSGMSSGNTFRLDSWWLEKRIRHERMAIRVGQFAGQDFYGEQHYAASFIFEPMGYALGNLSTTFESFDPPSTPAMELRVVPIKHFYVKSMVLAADRYQYVHNPTGLVPQFRGAPMSVSEIGFSPGKKATTVRAFDSVEGRKGYSGLYRFGASYNPGKFTNPTSPTQRSGNYLLYWMANQALWRIDPHEARGLDGTVSYDWSPADVNHVNRQLTAGLRFNEPLPVPFHNTMSLGYVRTSQSSNFVATGMPAWKPEHGVEFNSLLDVLPMMLVQPVIQYYANVGGGVQRAVVLGFRTKIEF from the coding sequence ATGACCATGCGAAATACGTATGCTTTGACTCTCTTTGCGATGGCACTCTTTGGGACCATCGCCACCGCGAGCTGCCAGACCTCGAAGGAGGAGACTCTGGGCGGACCCGACAGCCATGAGATCGGACAAGGCCCTCATGGTCATCTCTTCGGAGATTGGGGAGGCGAGCGGAGCCGTCTGGAAGAGAAAGGCGTCAACTTCGACCTTCAATACATTAGCGATTTTCTGTGGAATATCAAGAGCGTGCAGAAGGAACGGCTCGCTGCGTTCGATCGAGTTCGCGGAACCGTCGATATTAACTTTGGTTCTTTGATTCATCAGGACGGACTGTACTTCCATGCGACCGCGCTCTGGCAGGGCGGAGCAATTCTCAGCAATTATCTGGGCACACTGGCCAGTCCGAGCGGCATGTCCAGCGGAAATACCTTCCGCCTTGACTCGTGGTGGCTGGAGAAGCGGATCAGACACGAGCGCATGGCAATACGCGTCGGGCAGTTTGCCGGGCAGGACTTCTACGGAGAGCAACACTATGCCGCGTCTTTCATCTTCGAGCCGATGGGGTATGCACTCGGCAATCTATCGACGACCTTCGAGAGCTTCGATCCGCCTTCGACGCCAGCGATGGAGCTTCGCGTCGTTCCAATTAAGCATTTCTATGTGAAGTCTATGGTGCTGGCAGCCGACCGCTACCAGTACGTACACAACCCGACTGGCCTGGTTCCCCAGTTTCGCGGCGCGCCGATGAGCGTCTCGGAGATCGGCTTCAGCCCAGGCAAGAAGGCAACCACCGTGCGAGCATTCGACAGCGTCGAGGGTCGGAAGGGATACTCCGGGCTCTACCGGTTTGGGGCCTCATACAATCCCGGCAAGTTCACCAACCCCACGAGTCCTACGCAACGTTCGGGTAACTACCTTCTCTATTGGATGGCGAATCAGGCCCTCTGGCGCATAGACCCACACGAGGCGAGAGGACTGGACGGAACGGTCTCTTACGATTGGAGTCCTGCTGATGTGAACCACGTCAACCGGCAGTTGACCGCTGGTCTTCGCTTCAACGAGCCGTTGCCTGTCCCTTTTCACAACACGATGTCGCTGGGTTATGTCCGAACCAGCCAGAGTTCCAACTTCGTTGCCACAGGCATGCCTGCGTGGAAGCCCGAGCATGGCGTCGAGTTCAACAGTCTTCTCGATGTGCTCCCTATGATGCTTGTGCAACCTGTGATTCAGTACTACGCGAACGTGGGCGGTGGGGTTCAACGTGCGGTGGTCCTTGGGTTTCGCACCAAAATCGAATTCTGA
- the fumC gene encoding class II fumarate hydratase → MSTQEELKQIPIGIEATGNRKESDSMGEIEVPANHYWGAQTQRSLIHFAIGDDHMPKQVYHAYGYVKKAAALVNSAAGRLEPWRADAISYVADEIIAGKLDSEFPLYVWQTGSGTQSNMNVNEVISNRAIQLLGGELGSKAPIHPNDHVNMAQSSNDTFPTAMHIASALEVKKYLLPRVEALAAAIEEKAKQWYHVVKIGRTHLEDAVPLTVGQEWSGYAVQLRDAIRLIDNSLGGIYELAAGGTAVGTGLNAPPHFAEEIAAKIAELTGLPFITAPNKFAAQGSLDAMVNAHSALRSLAVALMKIANDMRWLASGPRCGLGELILPANEPGSSIMPGKVNPTQCEAMVMICIQVIGDDSAVAFAGSQGNFELNAMRPIIINNFLHSARILADGCEKFRIFSVEGTTLNEKRIAYFVQNSLMLVTALSPVIGYDKASKIAHKALDEETTLKQAALATGWIDEKTFDEVVDPKKMVFPTA, encoded by the coding sequence ATGTCTACACAGGAAGAGTTAAAGCAGATTCCAATCGGCATCGAGGCAACAGGCAACCGCAAAGAATCCGATTCTATGGGCGAGATCGAAGTTCCTGCGAATCATTACTGGGGCGCGCAGACGCAGCGCTCCCTGATCCACTTCGCCATCGGTGATGACCACATGCCGAAGCAGGTCTACCATGCCTACGGCTACGTCAAAAAGGCCGCCGCCCTAGTGAACTCGGCGGCCGGACGTCTGGAGCCGTGGAGAGCTGATGCTATCTCGTACGTCGCTGACGAGATCATCGCTGGAAAGCTGGATAGCGAGTTTCCTCTCTATGTGTGGCAGACCGGCTCTGGCACGCAGTCGAACATGAATGTCAACGAGGTTATCTCCAACCGCGCAATCCAGCTGCTTGGTGGGGAGTTGGGAAGCAAGGCTCCGATCCATCCCAACGACCATGTCAATATGGCGCAGTCGTCGAACGATACCTTCCCGACGGCGATGCACATCGCCAGCGCTCTTGAAGTAAAAAAGTATCTGCTACCGAGGGTGGAAGCCCTCGCCGCAGCGATCGAGGAGAAGGCGAAGCAGTGGTATCACGTCGTCAAGATCGGCCGCACTCATCTGGAAGACGCTGTGCCTCTCACGGTGGGTCAGGAGTGGTCGGGCTATGCTGTTCAGCTTCGCGACGCCATTCGTCTGATCGATAACTCACTCGGTGGAATCTACGAGCTGGCGGCGGGCGGAACGGCGGTTGGCACCGGACTGAATGCTCCTCCTCATTTTGCGGAAGAGATCGCGGCGAAGATCGCAGAGCTGACAGGGTTGCCCTTCATCACCGCCCCTAATAAGTTTGCGGCACAGGGTTCGCTTGACGCCATGGTCAACGCACACTCTGCGCTTCGCTCGCTTGCTGTTGCACTCATGAAGATTGCCAACGATATGCGCTGGCTCGCCTCTGGCCCACGTTGCGGGCTTGGTGAACTGATCCTCCCTGCGAACGAGCCCGGATCTTCCATCATGCCCGGCAAAGTGAACCCGACCCAGTGCGAGGCCATGGTCATGATCTGTATCCAGGTCATAGGCGATGACTCTGCCGTGGCATTCGCGGGTTCGCAAGGCAACTTCGAGTTGAATGCGATGCGCCCCATTATCATCAATAACTTCCTTCATTCGGCGCGTATTCTGGCAGACGGCTGCGAGAAGTTTAGGATCTTTTCGGTCGAAGGAACGACTCTGAATGAAAAGCGCATTGCATACTTCGTGCAGAACTCGCTGATGCTTGTGACCGCGCTCAGTCCTGTTATCGGCTACGACAAGGCATCGAAGATCGCGCACAAAGCTCTCGACGAAGAGACAACTCTCAAGCAGGCGGCTCTGGCAACCGGCTGGATCGACGAGAAGACCTTCGACGAAGTCGTCGATCCGAAGAAGATGGTGTTTCCTACCGCCTAA
- a CDS encoding NAD-dependent malic enzyme, which yields MIAPSEAQNVNQAGTVKTSLSGYDLLNNPRLNKGTAFTDGERDTFVLHGLLPPHVGTLENQRERRMKAFDDQTTSFGRYSFMRELQDSNETLFYSLITHNVEKFLPVVYTPSVGEGCQRFSEIWRKPRGLFISYPNKDRIDQMLSDPRYDNVRCIVVSDGERILGLGDQGAGGMGIPIGKMALYTALAGIPPEHCLPVLLDVGTDNEERLNDPIYIGWNHKRVRGQEYDDFVEAFVSAVKRRWPHILLQWEDFAGSNASRLLDRYRDQLCTFNDDIQGTAAVTTATILAAVTATGIPLKEQKIGIFGFGTAGIGIADLLLTAIKEDGLSESEARKRFYGVDRYGLIVEGGKDLRPDQEPYARTKAELANWTLSKPGEVSLEDVARNAGLTVLIGVSGQAGTFTEEIVRELARHADRPVIFPLSNPTSRAEAVPEDLLKWTDGRALIGTGSPFPPVKLNGRSVHFAQTNNSYIFPGLALGILASKAKRVSDAMIMASAKALAAQSPTQKDKTADLLPSLSDSRKVSLLVAEAVGKQAISEGIAGVADEKAFEQELLAYIWEPIYLPYERQKD from the coding sequence ATGATCGCACCATCCGAAGCGCAGAACGTCAATCAGGCCGGTACAGTGAAGACCAGCCTCAGCGGTTACGATCTCTTAAATAATCCGAGGTTGAATAAAGGAACTGCATTTACGGACGGGGAGAGGGACACATTCGTCCTCCACGGGTTGCTGCCACCGCATGTTGGGACCCTGGAGAACCAGCGAGAGCGCCGGATGAAGGCTTTCGATGATCAGACGACGAGTTTTGGAAGATATAGTTTCATGAGGGAACTGCAGGACTCGAACGAAACCCTGTTTTATTCACTCATTACGCATAATGTCGAGAAGTTTCTGCCCGTTGTGTATACCCCTTCGGTCGGGGAAGGCTGTCAGCGCTTTAGTGAGATATGGCGTAAGCCACGCGGCCTTTTTATCAGCTACCCGAACAAGGACCGCATCGATCAGATGCTCTCTGACCCACGTTACGATAACGTGCGCTGCATTGTGGTGAGCGACGGCGAACGCATCCTTGGGCTTGGAGATCAGGGAGCCGGGGGCATGGGGATCCCAATCGGAAAGATGGCTTTGTATACAGCTCTCGCGGGAATTCCGCCGGAGCACTGTCTGCCTGTGTTGCTCGACGTCGGAACCGACAACGAGGAGCGTCTTAACGATCCAATCTACATCGGCTGGAATCACAAGAGGGTACGAGGGCAGGAATATGATGATTTCGTCGAGGCGTTTGTCTCTGCGGTAAAGCGCCGTTGGCCTCATATTCTGCTGCAATGGGAGGACTTTGCCGGCTCGAATGCCAGCCGTCTTCTGGATCGTTACCGAGATCAGCTTTGCACCTTCAATGACGACATCCAGGGAACCGCTGCGGTAACGACAGCGACTATCCTCGCAGCGGTCACGGCAACCGGCATACCGTTGAAAGAGCAAAAAATTGGTATCTTCGGCTTTGGCACCGCAGGTATCGGTATCGCGGATCTACTATTGACCGCGATCAAAGAGGACGGCCTGAGCGAATCAGAAGCGCGTAAGCGATTCTATGGGGTCGACCGTTACGGTCTGATTGTGGAAGGCGGGAAAGACCTTCGCCCTGACCAGGAGCCATACGCGAGGACCAAGGCAGAGTTGGCAAACTGGACTCTTTCAAAACCCGGAGAGGTTTCACTCGAAGATGTCGCCCGCAATGCAGGGCTGACCGTTCTTATCGGTGTCTCAGGGCAGGCGGGTACGTTTACGGAAGAAATCGTGCGCGAGTTGGCCCGTCACGCGGATCGTCCAGTGATCTTCCCATTGTCGAATCCAACATCTCGCGCTGAAGCTGTCCCAGAAGACTTGCTCAAGTGGACGGATGGCCGAGCACTGATCGGCACGGGAAGCCCTTTTCCTCCCGTCAAACTGAACGGACGGAGCGTTCATTTCGCGCAGACCAACAACTCATACATCTTCCCGGGGCTGGCGCTGGGCATTCTCGCGTCGAAGGCCAAGCGCGTCTCGGACGCGATGATCATGGCTTCCGCGAAGGCCCTTGCGGCGCAGTCTCCTACTCAGAAAGACAAAACTGCTGACCTCCTACCTTCTCTCTCCGATTCCCGCAAAGTGAGTTTGCTGGTCGCGGAGGCAGTTGGAAAACAGGCGATCTCTGAGGGCATCGCCGGAGTGGCAGATGAGAAAGCCTTCGAACAAGAGCTCCTGGCATACATTTGGGAGCCGATCTATCTTCCATACGAGCGTCAGAAAGACTGA